The genomic segment AAGTGCAACTATGCACGTAGCACCCAGTGTATGATCATTTTAATTACTGGTTAGTTAATCAACAGACGTGGCATTCTATATCTTTGAATTCAACAGGATAAGCTTGTTAGTCACGAGGATCCATTCCCAGTCATATAAACTTCTTCAAACGGTTGAATGATAACAAAACCTTCACCGCTAAACTCCATTTGAATCGATTCTCCACTACCGCGACCAAAGAAGGTCTTAATACTAATATCTGTTCGGAACTCCGGTGTTAAATGGCCAGACCAGGCGACCGTTGCATTAGGATCTGTAATGACGGGTTCTCCAGGATGGACAAGTAGCGTTAGCGGCTCGAAATGGGTAGTAATCGCAACCTTGCCCTTCCCTTTCAACGTTACGTTGAACAGTCCACCAGACATCATGCCTGCCACTTTCTTCATAAGCTTAATATCCCATTCAATAGTTGGTTCAAACGCAAGAAGATCATTGCCGTTCACCGTAATCGATTCATTATTCAAATCGAAAATGGTTATCTTCTTCCCTTGATCCGCTAAGTAAAGCCGACCATTCCCTGTTGCTTTCATCAGCGAAGTACCTTCACCCGTGAGCGCTTTTTTAAACATCATGCCTACACCATGCTCAAGCACTTTTTCCCGCTCGAATTTAATCTGACCCGCATATGAGATCATGGAGCCCATCTTTGCCCAGACAAAGTCGGTTAGATTCACTTCCAGAATTCGCGGTGTTTCCAATTCAAAGTATTCACTTTCCCGCTCATCCTGCTTTGTTTGTTTAATGAATTCATTAATCGTATATTTCCCCATCTATATCTCCCCTTTCGTAACAATGCCTATTACTTGTTGTCGAAACTTAATTTTCGACTGTCATTGTACCAAGAAAAAATCCTGAGAGGTCTTCCCCTTCAGGACTGTAATTTCACTCAAACGGCCATTCAGGTAGCCGATTACTCAATTTCTTATCTTCACGATACCCAAGCACATATTCTGCCTGC from the Sporosarcina psychrophila genome contains:
- a CDS encoding AIM24 family protein; its protein translation is MGKYTINEFIKQTKQDERESEYFELETPRILEVNLTDFVWAKMGSMISYAGQIKFEREKVLEHGVGMMFKKALTGEGTSLMKATGNGRLYLADQGKKITIFDLNNESITVNGNDLLAFEPTIEWDIKLMKKVAGMMSGGLFNVTLKGKGKVAITTHFEPLTLLVHPGEPVITDPNATVAWSGHLTPEFRTDISIKTFFGRGSGESIQMEFSGEGFVIIQPFEEVYMTGNGSS